AAGCAAACTTTTTCAGTTATGTGCAAGCTGTTATTTCTCAAGCCAAGGTCATGTTGGACAGGAAGAGATCACTTCAAAGAAACTTTAATAATGACAACTTctggaaataaatggaaaacatcAACATTGCAGATAACCCTGAGTTGTAAGTTCTCACATGGTTCTTTTTACTTACGTGCTTTGTTATACTGCCAGGATTTAGCTGTGGATTCATCTCAGTCTCCTGTCTGCCACAGAGCTATTTTGGACACCATTGTCCTTCCCTAATTATGAGTAGGTCAGAGGTCACATGCCAGTGAGCTGCAGGAGGTTAAGACTGTTGCAAAGTGCCTCCCACTGGCATTTTAACAGAAGGAGCCTCATGCTATAAGACAGGCTGGACTAACACATGCAGTGGCACATGGTAGGAGATACTTGCCGTCATACTAGATTCCTTGCTCAGCAAGATacattaaaatctttattttaaaataattatttaacatAGGTTTTCTGGTATCTTAAAAAGAGACTCagacttttccccttctccaaTGAAAGTttgcaggcagaaggaaagaagtccttgacttgtCTAAAATTCTTCCATCCTTGTTCATTATTTATAGTCCTGAACACTTGGACACAACACAGGGAGAACAGACAGCCTAGGCTTTGTGCACCTGGGTGTGTGCCACACATGCTGAGCTCCGGTAGAACAGCTTACACGCTGCGGATGAGCCCGGAACACAAACAAGCTGCCAGAATATTCAAATACTTCAGGAGAGGGACTCTACCTTCTCGGTGACAGCCGTCAGGACCATGGCATGGGTCATCATTGATTCTCCAAAGATCAATCGCTCTGCTTTGTTCATGTTCTTGACGGAGACGCCAAACACCAGCTCATGATTAAATCTAGTAGAAAGCCACATAAGCAATATCAAAAAGGACGCAGGGACAATTCTCACTAGTAAATCAGGGAATCAGTAGAGCACGCTGTCCCAGGAGCCCATGCACAGGGGTACAAGTTCAACTATTTTtagtgtcagaaaaaaaaatgcaaaacccaaTCCCTTTAGGAGTTTCTCCCACCAGATACTAGCCAATGCAAATGAGTAAGGATATTTAACAACCACTTGTAGTGTATCTTTAGAGGATTCAGATTTTAGCTaaccagtgaaaaaaattctgttgctGCTGAACTACTCAAATATAGTCTTTTGGGGTATATAATCTGAAGCATGTACAAATTAGTTTCCTAAACAGCTACAGGACTGTTTATGTTCTAGTCCAACATCccaaacagtattttgttttgattctcTACTTACATATTCAAGTCATTGATTCCCAGCTTGCCATAGAAGTGCTTTGCAACATCACAGCCAAACCACACAGCCtacaaacagaaggaagagtCACGTCTCGGCTGTATCCCAGCACATTTTACATTACAAGAAATGCACTGCGCCATCCATGAGAGGCCAAACAAACCTCGCCATCCTTAATAGATGCTGCAGCTAATTTTTTCAAGATGTCAACAGGCTGGTTGTTATAgagtgttttccttcctcctacCATGTTGCCCAGGTACTCCACTGTATACAGCCTGTTGTATGGATTCTGAGGTCGAGGGTCATTCACTAGACAGATCTGCCAAAAACCAAGATGTCATAAATTAAGGTGCAGCTCAACTGAAATTTGAGAAGGGAATCTAGATGGATTtcagaaaattgcttttgtcCCAGCTAGCTATCTATGGGTCCCATTAGCAAACAAGCTACTTGATGGAAATACTAGGGGCTTTTaaggtttgctttggtttttaagTTCACCTCCTAACTGTGGCATAGCACCTATGCATGTTATTCCTGCTCTCCAATGACTGTCTTACAGCATTTTACAACCAATTAGGTCATTACGTATCTTGGCATTGCAACATCATCATGGAAGTGCAACACAAGATTACAGCTAATTGAAGGGTAGAGCACAAACAGGAGAATGGGGAGAATAAACACAGGGCCATCTAACTTGGGGGAGCAGTACCCATCCCAAGCAGGTACAGGGGTGGACAGAATAAttgcaacagcagaaaataagtgGCTTAGCAGCAACAAAAGGTCTTGGGAAGCTACTGCCTTTCAGCATGCCCAACCTTGTCCTCCATGTTGAAGTAAGGCTTCACATGCTCATTGTAGAACTGCACCGGTGTCACAGGACCGTATTTGTGATAGTTCTTCTCCTTATCCCGGAACTCCCAGCAGAAACACTCCGGAGGGCTGCCCAGGCAAGTACTCACTATTCTGAATACCTGCCCAGAGAAGCAAACAGCTGTGAACTTGCTGAAACATGCAGGCCTGCCTCTCCTACCACAGCAATGCCACTGATGAATGGCTATCCCAATGTGAGAGCCTACTGGAGAAATGGGATCTTAACAGCCACCTTTGAAGAACATGAGTAAAGGTACACACGTGAATTATTTGTATTCATCTCTGGAAATCTAGGTATTTCAACAGTTCAAAACCAATCTGAAAGGCCACAGGAAAATCAGCAGAATCTCCCTCCATTCTCATACTCTTATGTTCTCTGGTAAACCCTCAGGCAAAACAAAGTCCAGGTCACCCTAGGAATGCAGCAgccaaaagcaaaagccagtACACTGGCCAGTCTCATTCCAACATTTTATAAGTAATTCGGAAGCTTGTTGAACAAGATACTTCCCTGGTGTAAAAGAAACTTTACTGGTGAAAAATCAAACTGAGTCTAAAAAGGCTTAAGCATTCAGCATCACCTGTTCCACCAGGTGATTTGCCCCATGCAAAGACAAACCAGACCCTCTAAATGCACACAGCAAAGCTTTTTACCCCTGTGTTTTCCCTGTActaatcctttttttcctgtaatgttCACTTGGATTTCAAAGGTGGgcctttgcttcttttcaaagGCCTAGAATAATCTCCTCATctggtttaatatttttaacaatgtCTCGGTTTAGGTTTGAGCTGGCAGGTTATATAATCTAATCCAAGATCCCCGCTGCTGCCTGTGACATGCTTTGCAGCTTCCTATTGATTTTTAGCACAAAAAGGTTGACCAGATTTCAAGTCATCAGCCTCCCTATAAATCAGAATATGAAACTGCACTCAAGCATCACTACTGTACTTTCTCACAGGGCTTATCATAAAATGTGCTAACTTGTAGGCAGCGTAACCAGATGACTGTCTTCAGGGATATTTAGCAGGACTtgctgcaggtgctgtgggGACAGAGAATTCAATCATATTTAAACAGGTTTGAATCTGTTTTACTTCAGCTGACACCGGTCTGCTTCAGCTCTACCCATGTCTTGAGCATAAGAGGtctttttccttgcaagaaacaaacacattattttaaataagagcAGGGGAGTCAAATCTCAGCTGTACCTTCTGCACTAGGAGCCAAAGTCTGTGGTTTGTGCCAGCTTTCCCAGGCTGTCAGTCTTCACACTTTCCTCTCACTGATTTCATGGGAGCGGAGACAGAACACCTTTCCCAAAGCTGGCTTGCTCCTTCTGGAGCTAGTTGAGCCAATTTATATGGATGTTAAGGCTCTGTAAGAACTAGCTTTGTGCTAGCGTGCACTTTGTGCTGATGGCAAAAGGAGCACAACGTTCACGCTAAGTAACACTATTTGGCTGTGCACAATAGACAAACAAAGGTGTTCTTGCTCCAAGCaattaagaaaacaagtgaAGAGATCAATTATGGGTTGAAACAAGGATGTGAGCGTAATGCTTTTACTGGAGGggtgttggaagaagggttcacCAGAGTCAAGACGACGCTCAATATAAGCTgtgcatcttgctcaactttattagtttctaacactacttatatagaaccgatacacatgcatattcgtaaagcagaaatataattggttagtagtctctaaacacgCGCAGTTCTCACccccctaattatcatgactaaaataagcattctatccatgtagctaattgtgttgctgtgcttcagccttgtagtttgttactccctatattcccataccCATCCCTATCTtccttggccctgcacctgctttcccagcagctatATCTCATTACAGCCACGGCCTGCTGGCACAAtataattacttggtctcaggattcaagaatagctcaaggctacctttgttaacttcagcacagcaacttcagtacaattctgattacaggctTATTCcaataccaggcctggattgtgcagatcttcagataTTCTaaagccatgcttctgcagccattcttctgcaGAGGGACTCACATTTATTTCTCaataaatatgttaaaagaTCAAATGTAAgcatttgcaaatgcaaatcCCTAAACtactataaatatttaattttgcacAGACCACACAAAAAGTAGCATTTGCTGTGGATACACCCACAGTACCTCAGATAACCTCAAGTTGTGAGAGATGAggctatgaaaacaaaataagcaagaaaaacacCTAAAAGGAGAGCAATGAGCAAGCGGGCTCCAGCCAGAGGAAGGAAAGTGACCGAGACAGAAGTCTCAAGTTAACAGAAGCAGCGGAGCCTGGGAATGGCCTCCCTCAATTGTTTTGCCACCACACCCATCATAGGCCATCTCTTAGTATCTCACAAGCTTCCTctatcaataaataaaataagcagaCATTTAAACTAAAAGGTGACTTATATCACTCTAGCAACAACTAGAACCAAGATAAGGCAAAGATATAGTACCTTGTGCTAAAACCCAAAATGAACgaggaggggaaaaggacaCTCCTGATAAGGAAGAGTCCACAAAGGAGAacagtaaaggaagaaaaattcaatCTTATGCACTGCACTGATTCCGACTTCTGACCTGCTGTGCACTGGTTTGATAAGAAGAATGTTTATACAGTTTTGGAGTGACTATTTAATCTTGTGTCGCAGTACAACTGCCCCATTTTAGCTAGAGTGCTGCTTCCCAGCATGAACAAACTAAGTTTTactacacaaaaaaaaccttcacaGAACAAAAACTAAGTTCTGCTTtgccacataaaaaaaaaaaaagagatgcaaCAGTActtatatacatataaacaaatgaaaaaaaaagagtgatcTCAAACCTTTAAAACtaagtgtttttaaagtatACAAGGCAGGTACAATCAAACATTTCAGCTACAATGTTTACTGAGAATAAATCCACTTGAGTTGCAAACTGTTACTACTGCAGAAGAAACAACCACGTTAACTGCAGAGAATTAAGCACAATGTTTTTACAGAACAGACAAACTGCAGTTACTAATCCTTTAACACCAGTTCCAGGATCCCTTGTCAGAGGGCAAGATGCTCTAAACTTCTAAAATGAAGAGATTTTGCTGTGAACTGTATGTCATTGCCCTAAAAATGAACATCTCTAGGAAGCTTTTGATGTCTGCTGTAAAATCCTCCACGGGCTTTTAGACACACACACTGGATGCAAGTTATATTAATTAACTTTTGAACTAAGTGCGGATTGGCAACATAATGGGGTAGGCTCAAAGCACAGAGTTACTGTTCATCTTAAGGAATACATTTCATAAAAGGTTTCCTTTCATTAATATAACACAAGGAACACTAATCTTTTTCTTAAGCAAACCTTAAAGTTAGATAAAAGCAGCTACATGTTTTGACATGAAGTGCAAAGATGAATttccaaaccccaaaccaacacatTAACACTTGTGTATTAGCAGAACTGCCCGAAGCTTTACAGAAATAACCCAAGGAAGGTTCTGTCTAATACTGATGTTTACTGGGTTACAGAAAAACTAACACACATAACcaaaatatttgatttcttgAGTTGTCTAAAGATAGACATTCAAACCACTGGGTCACTTTGCATTGTATGcttgaaaaacatgaaatatttacttttttaaacgCGTGCACTCGGTCAAACTAAAACAGcctgaacttttaaaattacttttggcTATTTAAGGATCAACTACAAGAACTACTTAATGAGAAAAATGACGCCACTTTGGTGTGCCCAGATGGAGGGCCACTACACACACTGCATACTACAGGCTTGCTGACTGATTTGATTTTGAGTTGATTCACAGAGCCAGAAACAGACACTGTGATTACTTCCTCGCTGCCCCACAGCATCAGCCCACCGCTGGGTTCAGCTTTCTGTTCAGCTCAGATCTCTTCCGGAACACAAAGAATTCCCTTCTGTGgttcttttctgctctcttgTGGGAAATTTCTGTAACAACACTTGTGCAGTAACATTTTACATTCCAAGCAATCGGAATGCAGTTTTCAACCTGCCTCTTTCCTACTATTTATAAAAGCCTGATAGGCCACTATTTTGATCCCTCAAGAtacaaaatgctgctttcctACAGAAAAGGGAAGACTTCTAAAATGTCATGGCTCTGGAATCTATAAATTCAAGAAACTTGTCTGGAAGTACTAGAAAAACTCAGGATGAgataaggaacaaaaaaaaacttcaaaaaaatcacttgaaTACCTCCAAGTGCACTGCCATACAAAACATTCCTAGTTAGGCAAACAAAGGCACTTGTTTTGGCTGATTCAACTGCTATAGAACAAGAGTAAGCAAGAAACTTCAACCATTCTAACCTCATGCTCCAGGAAGACTCATGTCACACAAGTTATTTACCTCTTCTATCATCGTGTCCATTGCAGCACAGATTTCTCCTTTCATCATTCCAGTCTCCACCATATTTCTTAGCCGCAAACAGTATTCTCTCATCTGTTTGaggagaaagtaattttattataaGGGTATGACAGGTGCCACCCAATCAGTTTTTAGGACTTCCATTCTGGTTGTTTCAAGCACCTATTTTATTCTTCAcaacatgttttcaaaattaaaggaaaatccTTTTCAGAAGGCTTTGTTAGATATTGATCCTTGAAAAAGCCCAAGATAATAGAATgatttaaaagggaaagatcacaaaaaataagcagaaattaaCAAGCAGTTGCAACTCAATTACTGTTTTCCAACTGCTGATTTGAAGCTTATAGCTGTTAGCTCTTCTTAAggcttgctttctctttgttcCGTAACTGGTGCTGCAACATCCATACACATCACCACCACCTCTGTGACTCAGAACAGACTGTCTTCATActctaaaatttattttgcaattctAATGCATAATTGATCTCTTAGTTGATAAAAAGAACGGAGCATTTCCCCACTGCATGCAGGATTGCAGCACGAAGACAACATGCTTCCCATTACTGTCACCACCCATAAGGCCAGGAACAGTGAGTGGGGCTCCCTCAAGACCAGCTGGTTTGCCATGTTCAAGACTATAGAACAACATTAACACCACTCATTATATCCAAGCTGGTTTCAGCacattttacatgttttatCTGGATTTCAGCAGGCAATTTTTCCTGAGCATGTGGCATACGAACTGGAACAAAATAAAGCCcactataaaataaatatgctttaaTTCACTTTTTAAGTAGCTACCTACACTAGCATCTTCCCAGATTAATTCATTTCTGTAGTTCAGGGCACAAGCTTGTAGCTTCCTTCACACAAAGCTGCACAGTTCTACActgaaagctgatttttaacattcagtgttttcaaaatacttttttttattttccatcaaaTTTGGCAGTAATCTCTAGAAACCTTGTCATACTGCTGGATGAAATATTGAGggggcagaaaaaaagtcacctaGACACCGAGTGCTAGTTTTGCAGAAAGACCTAATCAGCCATACgtaaaaaattaactttttggAGATTTGAGGATTAGGAACAATCACTACTAAAACCACGCCGAGTACTCTAAAGCTACTGATGCCTGGCAATGGACATCTCCCATAAACACACATTCCTGCTCCATGTTAAAATTAACATCAGACTTTGCTGAGACTTTAGGCCGTTTTTTGAATAAAAGCAACTTACATTGCCGAGATGTGCTTATACTTTGGTCAATAAAGAGAAGTTAAGGTGGCTAGGAACACTTGGAGCAGGTTccttcccatcccctcccctTAATTATATCATCTAAATCAATTTTTACCTTATGATTCAGTATCTCATTCATCCTTCTAGTAGCCTCTGTGGTATGAGACTCCGGGAAGTATTTCTTGGGTACAACACCGTACTTTTCTAAAAGAAAGTAGTAAAACTACAGGTTAACAATTATCTTGTCCACACGGATGGTAATGCTTTGGCTTATGCCCAGATAAATGCTAAGTATAGCGGGGTTTTGTGCAGAGATAAGGGAAATTCTTATTTAAAggttacaaatatttaaagtttaCATTTTAACTTCTGACCGAATCTCGACCTCTGATCTGCATTCCACAAAGGTCCCAAAAAGTGGAACCCCTGAACTGCTTGCTATCATTTAATTCAACACTTAAAGTTCTAAACAAAGTAGTGCTTTTTAGGAAACTcttttcaccagaaaaaaaacctgattaCTTGAAAAATTAAGCTCCTGAAGTATCTCCTAAAGAACTGGGCCTCTTATGAAATATTCCATCTGTTTTACCTAATGCTAAGTGACTAACTTCCcagtttcctttcctcctcagcaTTTATGAAACACCATCAGCAGCTCAATTGCTTCCTACATTATGGTACCAGTCAAAGATCATACAATGCGGCTCAATTTACAGCAGCATCCAAAGTCTTCTCTGCcctgattaaatatttataacaatgggggggggggagtaacCTCCAGgcttcaaagaaacaaattcCATTTGTGATTCTAAACTTCTATTATTGGCTTGTTGATTTACAAAGGCATCAAATGCTttcacaaaagaaatgaaagcaagtgtTGGTGTAATCCAGACACAGAGAAGATCTCCTTAATCAGCATAAGGAAGATCCTGATTAAGCAGGATCTTTATAAGGCCAGCATTGCCACATTCCACATCATTTCCCTTTCACTGATCTTTATTATCATCTTTCTTCAGGCTATAACTCTTAAGTagttctgcttctgccttgtAGACACACCCTAGCCTGGCAATGTTTTTCCGTAACATGTGCCCTAAAAATTGTATACATGGATATAAATAAACAATGTCAAGCTGACGATTGAAGTAAGAGGGGATTGAACCTTTCTGCTAAGTGGAAGGTCTGGGATAGCTAATTACTTCTGTTGATCTTTTGAGCTTTTGTCATCATCAGCAATATGCAAGAGTGAAGATCCCAGACAAGATTTAAGCCTAATATTTACGAACTGGCATGGAAAAGGTCTTTGAATAAAAGAAGGTAGTAGCTAACTGCATCATGTTCCTTAGCAAACTCCCAGGTCTCAAACTCAGTTTCTTCTTCTGCTTCATTCCTCATCTCTCAAATCAGCATGCAATTTCAGGAAGGTCTCCTAGTGACCAATTCTCTTACCAATAATGTTAACCAACATATCCCACTGTCCACCATCATTTGTGGGGTTGGAAAGCAGAAACTGTACCAGCCTTCCTTCCACCGGCTCCTTTTTCTGAGCTGTTTCCacaaaggcatttaaaaagtAGTAACAACGTTCAACCTGAAACAGACAGACAGGGAAAAACTCTTAGGTCTGACATCTTACACATTAATTCCAGAGTACTCAGTTCTTTGGAAGTCCTAACTAGATGAAGCTACCTTCTGCTCATCCACTGAAGTCCTTATTTTCCCTCTAGCATTCCAGGGCTTACCCTATAAACTTCTTTCTGTTACAGACCAAATAGTTCGGAGTCAGTTAGCACAGAGCTTGACGGTAGAGGAACAGGAAGTGTGAAAAGAGTTATGCAACGAAGCCTGGCCCAAACTAGCACtagatttttcttgatttcccttaggggaaaaaaag
This genomic interval from Falco peregrinus isolate bFalPer1 chromosome 2, bFalPer1.pri, whole genome shotgun sequence contains the following:
- the BLMH gene encoding bleomycin hydrolase; protein product: MNARGLSTEKAAAFTRRLRAEPQFLLAQNVATVNDPLEVCLQRQVVQDTVQVFQHAVPAEGKPVTNQKNSGRCWIFSCLNAMRLPFMKKYNIEEFEFSQSYLFFWDKVERCYYFLNAFVETAQKKEPVEGRLVQFLLSNPTNDGGQWDMLVNIIEKYGVVPKKYFPESHTTEATRRMNEILNHKMREYCLRLRNMVETGMMKGEICAAMDTMIEEVFRIVSTCLGSPPECFCWEFRDKEKNYHKYGPVTPVQFYNEHVKPYFNMEDKICLVNDPRPQNPYNRLYTVEYLGNMVGGRKTLYNNQPVDILKKLAAASIKDGEAVWFGCDVAKHFYGKLGINDLNIFNHELVFGVSVKNMNKAERLIFGESMMTHAMVLTAVTEKDGQEEAFEKWRVENSWGEDRGNKGYLIMTDDWFSEYVYEVVVDKKHVPEDILEVMQQEPIVLPAWDPMGALAK